In the Clavelina lepadiformis chromosome 8, kaClaLepa1.1, whole genome shotgun sequence genome, one interval contains:
- the LOC143468656 gene encoding uncharacterized protein LOC143468656, producing the protein MVVMDNKSEEEEKYVKLGSDEIELVKEFRYLGDMIGENDSTGKAVTARIRASWKKFKELSGTLCGRLLSTNLKGRLYKACVRSVMCYGAECWAMKKADIRRMQTTEMRMIRMMCGKTLRDGITNDVIRRWTCVEDIEEHLRGHRLRWLGHVERMNEESLIRRVQHKMIEGKVKRRRPKKTWEETVKDDMKRKGLKIEDAIDRGKWRRRCRQLVDPEFVSG; encoded by the coding sequence ATGGTTGTAATGGACAATAAGAGTGAAGAAGAGGAGAAATATGTGAAATTGGGAAGTGATGAGATCGAGCTTGTTAAGGAGTTTCGTTATTTGGGGGATATGATAGGGGAAAATGACAGTACTGGCAAGGCAGTGACGGCAAGAATACGCGCTAgttggaaaaagtttaaggAATTGTCTGGTACACTCTGTGGCAGACTACTCTCTACCAACCTGAAAGGAAGGCTGTATAAAGCATGTGTAAGAAGTGTGATGTGCTATGGAGCTGAATGCTGGGCGATGAAGAAGGCTGATATCAGGCGAATGCAGACGACAGAAATGAGGATGATTCGAATGATGTGTGGTAAGACACTACGAGATGGGATTACCAATGATGTGATAAGAAGGTGGACATGTGTGGAAGATATTGAAGAACATCTGAGAGGACATCGTCTGAGATGGTTGGGGCACGTTGAGCGAATGAATGAGGAGAGCTTAATAAGAAGAGTACAACATAAGATGATTGAAGGAAAGGTGAAAAGGAGAAGaccaaagaaaacatgggAAGAGACGGTGAAGGATGATATGAAAAGGAAAGGTTTGAAGATCGAGGATGCCATCGACAGGGGAAAGTGGAGGCGTCGCTGCAGACAACTGGTCGACCCTGAATTTGTTTCGGGATGA
- the LOC143469316 gene encoding vesicle-trafficking protein SEC22b-like, with product MVLMTMIARVGDGLPLAASMQEDEQTGRSLTDYQNQAKLLFRKLNNQSPDRCTIESGKMLFHYFIDKGICYLILSEPSFSKKLAFAYLEELSSEFFVQYGNRVSSVTRPYAFIEFDTYIQKTKKSYMDSRTKRNLTLVSSELQDVQRIMVSNIDDVLQRGVALSDLDDKASNLASISKKYKQDAHYLNLRSSYAKIAAVVILLVIFIIYIRYWWL from the exons ATGGTTTTAATGACTATGATTGCTCGGGTTGGTGATGGTCTGCCATTAGCAGCCTCGATGCAGGAAGATGAACAG actGGAAGAAGTCTTACTGACTATCAGAATCAAGCAAAGCTTCTGTTTAGAAAATTGAATAATCAAAGCCCAGATCGATGTACGATTGAGTCCGGAAAAATGTTATTTCA CTATTTCATAGACAAAGGCATATGTTATCTCATACTCTCTGAACcaagtttttccaaaaaactTGCGTTTGCTTATCTCGAGGAATTGTCATCAGAATTTTTTGTGCAATATGGCAACAGAGTTAGTTCTGTCACTCGACCATACGCCTTCATCGAGTTTG ATACTTATATACAAAAGACTAAAAAGTCCTACATGGATAGTAGAACAAAGCGCAATCTCACTCTTGTTTCCTCTGAACTTCAAGATGTTCAAAGAATAATGGTTTCTAATATCGACGATGTTTTGCAAAGAGGAGTGGCCCTTTCAG aCCTTGATGACAAAGCTAGCAATCTTGCcagtatttcaaaaaaatacaaacaagatgCTCATTATCTGAACTTACGTTCGTCATATGCAAAAATTGCTGCAGTTGTTATATTACTGGTCATCTTCATTATCTATATCAGATACTGGTGGCTGTGA
- the LOC143468372 gene encoding uncharacterized protein LOC143468372, with protein sequence MNYGHKVDMNISKAKVLWSTVLPCIGIAALVMCLLQKVISCGNEEQQCKVQYEYEFLKQKDVDGKDFIHVQAHDLETVKRVCDSFEECEAFNSNGWLKTSSSSYTTNQADLYIKQKSKKSRNSVFAPFTSEYTKMMIGMKIYVYETSIGIAHRPHRTGGYAVERVFVELLLKSPFITHNPNEATFFFIPIRCSSYILDASTEHDGILEAKRIVGEIMNQIQNLHPFWSWSNGADHFYICAHDIGSGIGEDLLKNSIALVNTADYEDQYFIPNKDISLPPALSPELRSLSRDMAGAYITPSARNILAFYAGDVTSGRIRPSAYRRWLNDEDIVIFDHLLPTNSYKKYLMKSRFCLILRGREVWSSRITEAILCGCVPVILSDHYHLPLQGIVNWKDFSIILPEKEVFNLKDILQSVTPGMLTEMQFQLKNIYHHFVWNNPAQPNDAFYSVMLQLWQKRHIVRYQPFNVL encoded by the exons ATGAATTATGGACACAAAGTTGatatgaacatttcaaaagcTAAAGTTTTGTGGTCAACTGTATTACCATGCATTGGCATAGCTGCTCTTGTCATGTGTTTGCTACAAAAG GTTATATCTTGTGGCAATGAAGAACAGCAGTGCAAAGTTCAATATGAGTATGAATTCTTGAAGCAGAAAGATGTTGATGGAAAA GATTTCATTCATGTGCAAGCCCACGATTTAGAAACTGTTAAACGAGTTTGTGACAGCTTTGAAGAATGTGAAG CATTTAACAGTAACGGTTGGTTAAAGACATCTTCCTCATCTTACACAACAAACCAAGCTGACCTatacattaaacaaaaatcaaagaaatccAGG AATTCTGTATTTGCTCCATTCACATCTGAATATACTAAAATGATGATTGGAATGAAG ATTTATGTTTATGAAACTTCCATTGGTATTGCCCATAGACCTCATCGCACTGGTGGTTATGCTGTGGAACGTGTTTTTGTTGagcttttattaaaatcaccTTTCATAACCCAT aatCCAAATGAAGCAACATTCTTTTTCATTCCAATTCGTTGTTCATCCTATATTTTGGACGCCTCAACTGAGCATGATGGGATATTAGAAGCAAAGCGGATTGTTGGAGAAATTATGAATCAAATTCAGAATTT GCACCCCTTTTGGTCCTGGTCGAATGGTGCAGATCACTTTTATATTTGTGCACATGATATTGGCAGTGGTATTGGAGAGgatttactaaaaaattccaTTGCTCTGGTTAACACTGCTGATTATGAGGACCAGTACTTTATCCCTAATAAA GATATTAGCTTACCTCCTGCATTATCACCTGAATTGAGATCATTAAGCAGGGATATGGCTGGTGCTTACATCACTCCAAGTGCAAGAAACATACTTGCTTTTTATGCTGGTGATGTTACAAG TGGGCGTATTAGACCATCTGCTTATCGACGTTGGTTGAATGATgaagatattgtgatatttgaCCATCTACTTCCCACAAATTCGTACAAAAAGTATTTAATGAAATCAAGATTTTGCCTAATTTTGCGTGGAAGAGag GTATGGAGTTCTAGAATAACAGAAGCAATACTTTGTGGCTGTGTTCCTGTGATTCTATCTGACCACTATCATTTGCCCTTACAAGGAATTGTAAACTGGAAGGATTTCTCAATTATTTTGCCTGAAAAGGAG GTTTTTAACTTGAAGGATATCTTGCAGAGTGTGACGCCTGGAATGCTAACTGAAATGCAATTTCaacttaaaaacatttacCATCACTTTGTATGGAACAATCCTGCTCAACCCAATGATGCTTTCTATTCTGTTATGCTTCAGTTGTGGCAGAAGCGACACATTGTAAGATACCAACCTTTTAACGTATTATAA